A single genomic interval of Thermodesulfobacteriota bacterium harbors:
- a CDS encoding OsmC family protein, which yields MKRKASAVWKGDLKSGKGTISTDSGVLSNTQYSFSTRFEDGIGTNPEELIAAAHAGCFSMALSAQLGNAGMVAESINTTATLTMEKLDAGWTVTAVHLDVTARIPGADHTAFETAAKNAKEGCPISRLLNAKITMEAKLQG from the coding sequence ATGAAACGAAAAGCCTCGGCAGTATGGAAAGGTGACCTTAAGAGCGGTAAAGGAACTATCTCCACCGATAGCGGTGTTTTATCCAATACTCAATATTCCTTCAGCACCCGCTTTGAGGATGGAATCGGTACCAATCCGGAAGAACTAATAGCCGCGGCCCATGCCGGTTGTTTCTCGATGGCTTTATCCGCACAACTGGGCAATGCCGGTATGGTCGCCGAAAGCATAAACACCACCGCTACGCTCACTATGGAAAAGCTGGACGCGGGCTGGACGGTAACCGCAGTTCATCTTGACGTAACCGCAAGGATTCCGGGTGCAGACCATACGGCCTTTGAAACAGCAGCCAAAAACGCTAAAGAAGGGTGTCCGATTTCACGCCTTTTGAATGCGAAGATCACGATGGAGGCAAAGTTGCAAGGTTGA